In one Arachis duranensis cultivar V14167 chromosome 9, aradu.V14167.gnm2.J7QH, whole genome shotgun sequence genomic region, the following are encoded:
- the LOC107466525 gene encoding LOW QUALITY PROTEIN: DNA-directed RNA polymerase II subunit RPB1-like (The sequence of the model RefSeq protein was modified relative to this genomic sequence to represent the inferred CDS: substituted 1 base at 1 genomic stop codon) codes for MDIRFPYSPAETANVRTVQFGILSPDEIRRNSVVEIEHGKSSEKGKPKVGGLSDPRLGTVDRKIRCATCTADMAECPGHFGHLELAKPMFHVGFLKTVLTVMRCVCFNCSKILAREQDKKFEQALKIGNAKNRLKRILDACKNISNCQGGEDSEELVRIGCGALQPKITIDGIKMIAEYKARRNKNNDHEQLPNPEERKEILSAERVLGVLKRISDEDCELLGLNPQFARPDWMILQVLPIPPPPVRPSVMMHSSCRCEESDDLTHQLATIIKHNENLKRHAKNRSPQHIVSQFSLLLQFHITAYFDNELKGLPRATQRTGRPIKSICSRLKAKEGRIRGNLMGKRVDFSARTVITPDPNINIDELGVPWSIVLNLSHPETVTPYNIERLKELVEYGPNPPPGKTGAKYIIRDDGQRLDLRYLKKSCHPHLEIGYFNRVKVISGLRGIAPPILDGSNYHVWQVRMKAFLEGADLWEAVEDDYVVPPLVANPTANQQKLHKERVTRKAKARSSLYAAVTPIIFNRIMSLESAKDIWDFLKKEYEGNKKIKGMKAMNLKRELERVQMKENESVQEFANKLLDLTNKLALLGTDLGEERLVEKLLCSVPERFEATIASLENTREISEMPFAEAVSALQAQEQRRVLRRGDEPVEGAMQARVKHGSGEKKKQGKQFGAQQTSFSSSDAQVRKGSDEACKHCGKKGHPFFRCWRRPNVVCRKCGKMGHIERICKEKSSQQGEAQAAAGEVEQLFAASGFVSQVSRDGWLVDSGCSNHMSGNEAIFTNIDRSVNTRVRIGNGDHLEVEGRGNVLLEGPGGVKLMSDVYYVPKIDQNLLSVGQLVEKGMKIVFDKNECAIADEEGKLLFRIPMQNKTFAFDPASKESKAMACVQGQEELWHRRLGHFHYKGLQFMQRHGLVEDLPQLGSEVSDCEVCLQGKLVRKPFQKTRWRAKKKLQLVHSDVCGPMPEESLNKSKYFVTFIDDCTRFCWVYFLKQKSEVDEVFLRFKQEVENEANCKIKTVRSDNGGEYTSKRFKAICEDSGIKQQFTVPYTPQQNGVSERKNRSIVEMGRCMLQGKQLPKSFWAEAVNTAVFLLNRLPTKALNKQTSFEAWHGYKPKVSGLRTFGCLCYYLTPSVSRDKLDHRGEAGIFVGYSSQSKAYRVYCPDAQKITVSRDVIFCEDKNWERAVFEKKMADNIVVEANVQNEDELNEEADLQNECELIEDELIDHLPMRGTRPLAEVYARCNVALLEPGTVEEAKGSVEWASAMKEELSMINKNNTWQLVSKPDHKKTIGVKWVFKTKLNPNGTVNKYKARLVVKGYAQVSGVDYSETFAPVARMDTIRLLLAVAAQKRWTIYQLDVKSAFLNGDLSEDIYVDQPEGFVVKGHEDKVYKLRKALYGLKQAPRAWYSKIDCYLHQLGFQKSLSEVTLYYKRSERGLVVVSIYVDDLLVTGEEESEIVKLKVGLMKQFEMTDLGRMSYFLGMEIQQKEGEIFICQKKYIREVLKRFEMGECKTVTTPVNQKEKLSKSNVQDSEHENEYRSLVGCLMYLTTTRPDIQYEVSILSRFLHCAAKEHLTAAKRVLRYLKGTQSYGVKFKAVPEMKLVGFVDSDWGGSVEDMKSTTGFCFSLGSGCFSWSSKKQEVVAQSTAEAEFVAATAAAKHAVWLRKLLCDLGLQEKRSTVLYVDNQAAIAIAQNPVFHGKTKHFKLRFYYLREVQQEEEVELKYCKTDNQIADVFTKPLALIGSKSLVASEVERHLMDGDLVLLNRQPSLHKMSIMGHRIKIMPYSTFRLNLSATKPYNADFDGDEMNMHVPQSFETRAELLELMMVPKCIVSPQSNRPVMDIVQDTLLGCRKITKRDTFITKDVFMNILMWWEDFDGNVPTPAILKPEPLWTGKQVFNLIIPKQINLTRYSSWHDDNEGGSSITPGDTMVRIEKGELLTGTLCKKTLGASTGSLIHVIWEDAGPDAARKFLGHTQWLVNYWLLQNSFSIGIGDSIADASTMEVINQTISEAKEKVKTLFRDAQEKKLESEPGQTMMDTFEKKVNEVLNEARNDAGKKAQTSLSESNNLKAMVTAGSKGSFINISQMTACLGQQNVEGKRIPFGFIDRTLPHFTKDDYGPESRGFVENSYLRGLTPQEFFFHAMGGREGVIDTAVKTSETGYIQRRLVKAMEDIMVKYDGTVRNSVGDVIQFLYGEDGMDAVWIETQNLDSLKMKKSDFDRTFKYEFDKENWNPSYMLEGPIEDLKSSIELRNLLEDEFEMLEHDRHLLANEIATTGTSSLPLPVNLKRLIRNAQKTFKIDFRRPSDMDPIEIVEAVDKLQERLKVVPGDDLLSQEAQKNATLLFNILLRSTFASKRVLEEHRLSREAFEWLVGEIESRFLQSLVASGEMIGCVAAQSIGEPATQMTLNTFHYAMTLNTFHYAGVSAKNVTLGVPRLTEIINVAKRIKTPSLSVYLKPEVSRTSEEAKRVQCDLELTTLRRVTQATEVWYDPDPLYTVIEEDVDFVKLYNEMPDEEVALERMSPWLLRIELNREMMVDKKLSMADIAEEIKHVFDDDLKCIFNDDNAEKLILRIRIMNDEAHRGEIQDDSADDVFLKRIESSMLTEMTLRGIPGISKVFMKSIDVPKFDDNEGFQTHKEWMLETDGVNLLAAMCHEQVDATRSISNHLIEIIEVLGIEAVRRALLNELRAVISFDGSYVNYRHLAILCDTMTYRGHLMSITRHGINQNDTGPMMRCSFEQTVDILLDAAAYAEADHLRGVSENIMLGQLAPLGTGQCSLYLNDEMIKNAFDLQLPSYMDGLDFGKTPAHFSMSTPYLDGLMSPTHLSSPNLRPSPINNAVFSPYGMACGYSAYRSDYSISSPAYDPVSPKYTPTSPVYSPVSPSYSPLSPTYTPTSPAYSPISPAYSPSSPGYSPTSPSYSPISPTYSPSSPWYSPTSPSYSPISPIYSPSSPEYSPTSPSYSPISPAYIPSSPGYSPTSPSYSPTSPYYSRLSAEYSPTSPYYSPSSPTYSPSSPKFSPSSPDFSLTSPQFSASMEYSPSRHGYSPSSTSQYTPXTSAKDEDDNTTL; via the exons ATGGATATTAGGTTTCCTTATTCGCCGGCGGAAACTGCAAATGTACGTACGGTTCAGTTCGGAATTCTCAGCCCCGACGAAATC aGGAGAAACTCTGTGGTGGAAATCGAGCACGGGAAGAGCTCGGAGAAGGGGAAGCCAAAGGTCGGAGGGTTGAGCGACCCTCGCCTTGGAACCGTTGATAGGAAGATTCGGTGTGCCACGTGTACGGCTGATATGGCTGAGTGCCCGGGGCATTTCGGTCACTTGGAGCTCGCTAAGCCAATGTTTCACGTTGGTTTCTTGAAGACGGTGCTCACCGTCATGCGTtgtgtttgcttcaactgttcCAAGATTTTGGCGCGCGAG CAGGATAAGAAGTTTGAACAAGCTTTGAAGATTGGGAACGCTAAAAACAGGCTGAAGAGGATCTTGGATGCTTGCAAAAACATAAGCAATTGTCAAGGTGGTGAAGATTCTGAGGAGCTGGTTCGAATTGGCTGCGGTGCCTTGCAGCCCAAGATTACTATTGACGGTATAAAGATGATTGCTGAGTATAAGGCTCGGAGGAACAAAAACAATGACCATGAACAGCTTCCTAATcctgaagaaaggaaagagatTCTTTCTGCAGAAAGG GTTCTTGGTGTTCTAAAAAGGATAAGCGACGAGGACTGCGAATTGTTGGGCTTGAATCCGCAGTTTGCGCGTCCTGATTGGATGATCTTGCAAGTTCTTCCAATTCCTCCTCCACCAGTGAGACCTTCTGTTATGATGCACTCATCTTGTAGGTGTGAGGAAAGT GATGACTTGACTCATCAGTTAGCCACAATCATCAAGCACAATGAAAATTTGAAGAGACATGCGAAAAATAGATCACCTCAGCATATTGTTTCCCAGTTTTCTCTGTTGTTGCAGTTCCATATAACCGCATATTTTGATAACGAGTTGAAGGGACTGCCAAGA GCTACTCAAAGAACAGGAAGGCCTATCAAATCAATTTGTAGCAGGCTTAAAGCCAAAGAAGGTCGGATTAGAGGAAATTTGATGGGGAAAAGAGTTGATTTTTCTGCTCGAACGGTTATTACACCAGACCCGAACATTAACATTGATGAACTTGGAGTGCCATGGAGTATTGTTTTGAACCTTTCACACCCTGAGACTGTAACTCCATATAATATTGAAAG GTTGAAGGAGCTTGTAGAGTATGGACCCAATCCCCCACCTGGGAAAACTGGTGCCAAGTACATCATTCGTGATGATGGGCAAAGGCTTGATCTCAGATATTTGAAGAAAAGTTGCCATCCTCATTTGGAGATAGGATACT TTAATAGGGTCAAAGTCATTAGTGGCCTCAGAG GCATTGCTCCTCCAATTCTTGATGGGAGCAATTATCATGTCTGGCAAGTGAGGATGAAAGCATTCCTTGAAGGAGCTGATCTGTGGGAGGCAGTGGAGGATGACTACGTGGTGCCTCCATTGGTTGCCAATCCAACTGCAAATCAACAAAAGCTCCACAAAGAACGTGTGACTAGAAAAGCCAAAGCAAGATCTAGTCTCTATGCTGCTGTTACtcctattatttttaataggatTATGAGTCTAGAATCTGCAAAAGATATTTGGGATTTTTTGAAGAAAGAATATGAGGGCAATAAGAAGATTAAAGGAATGAAAGCAATGAACCTTAAAAGGGAGCTAGAAAGAGTGCAGATGAAGGAAAATGAATCAGTTCAAGAATTTGCTAATAAACTCCTAGACTTAACCAATAAATTGGCACTGTTGGGTACTGATCTTGGAGAGGAAAGACTTGTCGAGAAACTCCTGTGTTCTGTACCTGAAAGATTTGAAGCTACTATAGCATCTCTTGAGAACACAAGAGAAATCTCAGAGATGCCATTTGCTGAAGCAGTTAGTGCTCTTCAAGCACAAGAACAAAGGAGGGTACTGAGGAGAGGAGATGAGCCAGTTGAAGGTGCAATGCAGGCTAGGGTGAAGCATGGAAGTggtgagaagaagaagcaagGCAAGCAGTTTGGTGCTCAACAGACCAGTTTCAGTTCAAGTGATGCACAAGTGAGGAAAGGGAGTGATGAAGCCTGCAAACACTGTGGAAAGAAAGGTCATCCTTTCTTTAGGTGTTGGAGAAGACCAAATGTAGTCTGCAGGAAGTGTGGGAAGATGGGGCACATAGAGAGAATCTGCAAAGAAAAGAGCTCTCAACAAGGAGAGGCTCAAGCAGCTGCAGGTGAAGTGGAGCAATTGTTTGCTGCTTCAGGCTTTGTGTCTCAAGTCTCACGTGATGGATGGCTGGTGGACAGTGGCTGTTCCAATCACATGTCAGGAAATGAGGCAATTTTCACTAATATTGACAGATCAGTCAATACTAGAGTGAGAATTGGGAATGGTGATCATCTAGAGGTTGAAGGAAGAGGCAATGTGTTACTTGAAGGCCCTGGAGGAGTGAAGCTGATGTCTGATGTCTACTATGTTCCCAAGATAGATCAGAATCTTCTGAGTGTGGGACAGTTAGTTGAGAAGGGCATGAAGATTGTGTTTGATAAGAATGAATGTGCTATTGCAGATGAGGAGGGCAAACTCTTGTTTAGGATCCCTATGCagaacaaaacatttgcattcGATCCTGCAAGCAAAGAGAGCAAAGCTATGGCATGTGTGCAGGGTCAGGAGGAGTTGTGGCATAGAAGGTTGGGTCACTTTCACTATAAGGGATTGCAGTTTATGCAGAGGCATGGTTTAGTTGAAGACTTGCCTCAGTTGGGAAGTGAAGTGTCTGATTGTGAAGTATGTCTGCAAGGGAAGCTAGTAAGGAAGCCATTCCAGAAAACAAGATGGAGGGCCAAGAAGAAGCTTCAACTGGTTCACTCAGATGTTTGTGGGCCTATGCCTGAGGAGTCACTGAACAAAAGCAAGTACTTTGTGACCTTCATTGATGACTGCACAAGATTTTGCTGGGTCTACTTTCTCAAACAAAAATCAGAAGTTGATGAAGTATTTCTGAGGTTCAAACAAGAGGTGGAGAATGAAGcaaattgtaaaataaagaCAGTGAGGAGtgataatggtggtgagtaTACCTCAAAAAGGTTCAAAGCCATCTGTGAGGACTCTGGCATAAAGCAGCAGTTTACAGTTCCTTACACtccccaacaaaatggggtgAGTGAAAGGAAAAATAGAAGCATTGTGGAGATGGGAAGATGTATGCTACAAGGCAAACAACTACCCAAGAGCTTCTGGGCAGAAGCAGTAAATACTGCTGTCTTCTTGTTGAATAGGTTACCAACCAAAGCTCTCAACAAGCAGACATCATTCGAGGCATGGCACGGGTACAAACCAAAGGTTAGTGGACTAAGAACATTTGGTTGTCTATGCTATTACTTGACTCCTTCAGTCAGTAGAGACAAGCTTGATCATAGAGGTGAGGCTGGTATCTTTGTAGGGTATAGTTCTCAGTCTAAAGCCTATAGAGTGTATTGTCCTGATGCACAAAAGATTACTGTGAGTAGAGATGTGATTTTTTGTGAAGATAAAAATTGGGAGAGGGCagtatttgaaaagaaaatggcTGACAATATTGTAGTTGAAGCTAATGTGCAGAATGAGGATGAGTTAAATGAGGAAGCAGATCTACAGAATGAGTGTGAGCTGATTGAAGATGAATTGATTGATCATTTGCCTATGCGAGGTACAAGACCACTGGCAGAGGTCTATGCCAGATGTAATGTGGCTCTCCTAGAACCAGGAACAGTTGAGGAAGCAAAAGGAAGTGTGGAGTGGGCCTCAGCTATGAAAGAAGAACTGAGCATGATCAACAAGAACAACACATGGCAACTTGTATCTAAGCCTGATCACAAGAAGACTATAGGTGTCAAATGGGTTTTTAAGACAAAATTGAACCCAAATGGCACTGTGAACAAGTATAAAGCCAGGTTGGTTGTGAAGGGATATGCTCAAGTGAGTGGGGTGGACTACTCTGAAACTTTTGCTCCGGTTGCTCGCATGGATACCATCAGATTGCTACTAGCTGTTGCTGCACAGAAAAGGTGGACCATCTATCAGCTGGATGTGAAATCAGCTTTCCTAAATGGTGACCTATCTGAGGACATCTATGTAGACCAACCAGAAGGATTTGTTGTTAAAGGCCATGAAGACAAAGTGTATAAGCTGAGGAAAGCCTTGTATGGGTTGAAACAAGCTCCCAGGGCTTGGTATAGCAAAATTGATTGTTATCTGCATCAGCTTGGGTTCCAGAAGAGTCTAAGTGAAGTCACTCTGTACTACAAACGGAGTGAGAGAGGCCTTGTGGTGGTGTCTATCTATGTCGATGATCTGCTTGTTACAGGAGAGGAGGAGAGTGAGATAGTGAAGCTGAAGGTAGGACTGATGAAGCAGTTTGAGATGACAGATTTGGGGAGAATGTCTTACTTTCTTGGCATGGAGATTCAGCAAAAAGAAGGTGAGATATTCATCTGTCAGAAAAAGTACATCAGAGAGGTCCTAAAGAGGTTTGAAATGGGAGAATGCAAGACAGTCACTACTCCTGTTAATCAGAAAGAGAAGTTAAGCAAGAGTAATGTGCAGGATTCTGAGCATGAGAATGAGTACAGAAGTCTAGTAGGCTGTCTAATGTATTTAACAACTACTAGGCCTGACATTCAGTATGAAGTGAGTATTCTATCGAGGTTCCTTCATTGTGCAGCTAAGGAACATCTTACTGCAGCAAAAAGGGTGTTGAGATATCTAAAGGGGACTCAAAGTTATGGTGTGAAATTCAAAGCAGTTCCTGAGATGAAGCTGGTTGGTTTTGTAGATAGTGACTGGGGTGGTTCGGTGGAAGACATGAAAAGCACAACGGGTTTCTGTTTTTCACTTGGATCAGGTTGTTTTTCCTGGAGCTCAAAGAAACAGGAAGTTGTAGCACAGTCTACAGCTGAAGCTGAATTTGTGGCTGCAACTGCAGCTGCAAAGCATGCAGTATGGCTCAGGAAGTTACTCTGTGATTTGGGGCTGCAAGAGAAAAGATCAACTGTGTTGTATGTGGACAATCAAGCTGCAATTGCAATTGCTCAGAATCCAGTCTTTCATGGCAAGACTAAACACTTCAAGCTGAGATTCTATTATCTGCGTGAAGTACAACAGGAGGAAGAGGTGGAGCTGAAGTATTGCAAGACAGATAATCAGATAGCTGATGTCTTCACCAAGCCTCTTGCT TTAATAGGGTCAAAGTCATTAGTGGCCTCAGAG GTGGAGCGCCATTTGATGGACGGAGACTTAGTTCTCTTGAATCGTCAGCCTAGTCTTCATAAAATGTCCATTATGGGGCACAGAATCAAAATCATGCCTTATTCTACGTTTCGGCTTAATTTGTCGGCAACTAAGCCTTATAATGCTGATTTTGATGGGGATGAAATGAACATGCATGTTCCTCAGTCATTTGAAACCAGAGCAGAGTTGTTGGAGCTCATGATGGTGCCTAAATGCATTGTATCTCCTCAATCAAACAGACCAGTAATGGATATTGTTCAAGACACACTATTAGGATGCAGAAAAATCACCAAGAGAGATACCTTCATCACAAAG gaTGTATTTATGAACATTCTAATGTGGTGGGAAGATTTCGACGGGAATGTTCCTACACCAGCAATATTGAAGCCAGAACCATTGTGGACTGGGAAACAAGTTTTCAATCTTATTATTCCCAAGCAAATAAATTTAACTAGGTATTCTAGCTGGCATGATGATAACGAAGGAGGATCATCAATAACTCCAGGGGATACTATGGTCAGAATTGAAAAAGGGGAACTACTTACCGGAACTCTTTGCAAAAAGACACTTGGAGCATCTACTGGAAGTCTCATTCATGTCATTTG GGAAGACGCTGGCCCCGATGCAGCTCGTAAATTTCTTGGCCACACTCAGTGGCTTGTAAACTACTGGCTTCTGCAGAATTCTTTTAGCATTGGAATTGGTGATTCGATTGCGGACGCTTCGACTATGGAGGTTATTAACCAGACTATTTCAGAGGCAAAAGAGAAAGTGAAAACACTATTTAGGGATGCTcaagaaaagaagttggagTCTGAACCCGGTCAGACAATGATGGATACATTTGAGAAGAAAGTGAATGAG gtgctGAACGAAGCTCGTAATGATGCCGGGAAAAAAGCGCAGACAAGTTTATCTGAGAGCAATAATCTGAAAGCAATGGTGACAGCTGGTTCCAAAGGAAGTTTTATCAACATATCTCAGATGACTGCTTGTCTTGGTCAACAGAATGTTGAAGGCAAGCGAATTCCATTTGGGTTCATAGATAGGACACTGCCACACTTTACAAAAGATGATTATGGGCCTGAAAGCCGAGGCTTTGTGGAGAACTCGTATCTTCGAGGGCTGACCCCACAAGAGTTCTTTTTCCATGCCATGGGAGGTAGGGAAGGTGTTATTGATACTGCAGTGAAGACCTCTGAAACTGGATACATCCAAAGGCGGCTTGTGAAGGCTATGGAGGATATTATGGTCAAATACGATGGAACTGTTAGGAACTCCGTAGGAGATGTCATACAATTTCTCTATGGAGAAGATGGTATGGATGCTGTTTGGATTGAAACACAGAATCTTGATTCCCTGAAAATGAAAAAGTCAGACTTTGATAGGACCTTTAAGTATGAGTTTGATAAGGAGAACTGGAATCCTAGTTACATGCTTGAAGGGCCTATTGAAGACTTGAAATCCAGCATAGAGCTTCGTAATTTACTTGAGGATGAATTTGAAATGCTTGAACATGATAGACATCTGCTTGCAAATGAGATTGCCACTACTGGTACTAGTTCTCTTCCACTGCCTGTTAACCTTAAGAGGCTTATCAGGAATGCTCAGAAGACATTTAAGATTGACTTTCGAAGGCCTTCTGATATGGACCCGATTGAAATTGTAGAAGCTGTTGATAAGCTACAGGAGAGACTTAAAGTTGTTCCTGGTGATGATCTCCTTAGTCAAGAAGCTCAGAAGAATGCTACTCTCTTGTTCAATATTTTGCTCCGCAGCACTTTTGCTAGTAAACGTGTCTTGGAAGAACATAGGCTCTCTCGTGAGGCATTTGAGTGGCTAGTGGGAGAAATAGAATCAAGGTTCCTGCAGTCACTTGTAGCCTCTGGGGAAATGATTGGTTGTGTAGCAGCGCAATCAATTGGTGAGCCTGCTACTCAGATGACTCTCAACACCTTCCACTATGCGATGACTCTCAACACATTCCACTATGCTGGTGTAAGTGCTAAGAATGTTACACTTGGTGTTCCCAGGTTAACAGAAATTATTAATGTGGCCAAGAGAATCAAAACACCTTCCTTGTCTGTGTATTTGAAACCTGAGGTTAGTAGGACTTCAGAGGAGGCCAAACGTGTGCAGTGTGATTTAGAGCTTACTACACTTAGGAGAGTGACACAAGCTACAGAGGTGTGGTATGATCCAGACCCATTGTATACTGTAATTGAAGAAGATGTTGATTTTGTGAAGTTGTACAATGAAATGCCTGATGAAGAAgttgctcttgaaagaatgtCACCTTGGTTGCTTCGCATAGAATTGAACCGAGAGATGATGGTGGATAAGAAGTTGAGCATGGCTGACATTGCTGAGGAGATAAAACATGtgtttgatgatgatttgaAATGTATTTTCAATGATGACAATGCTGAAAAGCTCATACTTCGTATCCGAATCATGAATGATGAAGCCCACCGGGGAGAGATTCAGGATGATTCTGCTGATGATGTTTTCTTAAAGAGAATAGAAAGCAGCATGCTTACTGAGATGACATTACGTGGCATCCCTGGCATCAGCAAAGTATTTATGAAAAGTATTGACGTTCCAAAATTTGATGACAATGAAGGTTTTCAGACTCATAAGGAATGGATGCTTGAAACTGATGGTGTCAACCTTTTAGCTGCAATGTGCCATGAGCAAGTTGATGCAACAAGGAGCATAAGCAACCACCTTATTGAAATTATTGAAGTCCTTGGAATTGAGGCAGTTCGGCGGGCTCTTCTGAATGAATTGCGTGCTGTCATCTCTTTTGATGGATCTTATGTCAATTACAGGCATCTCGCTATTCTTTGTGATACTATGACTTATCGTGGCCATTTGATGTCAATTACGCGCCATGGTATCAACCAAAATGATACCGGTCCAATGATGAGATGCTCATTTGAACAGACTGTTGATATTCTCCTTGATGCTGCAGCATATGCTGAGGCTGATCACTTAAGGGGTGTCAGCGAAAACATCATGTTAGGCCAGCTTGCGCCCCTTGGCACTGGACAATGCTCTCTGTATCTTAATGATGAGATGATTAAGAATGCATTTGATCTCCAGCTACCTAGTTATATGGATGGTCTTGACTTTGGCAAGACACCTGCTCATTTCTCCATGTCAACTCCCTATCTTGATGGCTTGATGTCACCAACTCATTTGTCCAGTCCAAATCTGCGGCCATCACCAATTAATAATGCAGTTTTTTCACCTTATGGAATGGCCTGTGGTTACAGCGCATATCGAAGTGACTACAGTATATCTTCACCTGCTTATGATCCAGTTTCACCTAAGTACACTCCCACTTCTCCTGTATATAGCCCTGTGTCACCAAGTTATAGTCCTCTTTCCCCAACTTATAC CCCGACGTCTCCGGCATATAGTCCTATATCACCTGCATATAGCCCCTCCTCTCCTGGGTACAGCCCTACATCACCAAGCTATAGTCCTATATCACCTACATATAGCCCCTCCTCTCCTTGGTACAGCCCTACATCACCAAGCTATAGTCCTATATCACCTATATATAGCCCCTCCTCTCCTGAGTACAGCCCTACATCACCAAGCTATAGTCCTATATCACCTGCATATATCCCCTCCTCTCCTGGGTACAGCCCTACATCACCAAGCTATAGTCCTACTTCCCCTTATTACAGTCGGTTATCTGCAGAGTATAGTCCCACATCACCATACTATAG CCCCTCATCACCAACTTATTCTCCATCCAGCCCAAAATTTAGTCCAAGCAG TCCGGATTTCAGCCTAACTTCTCCACAGTTCAG TGCTTCAATGGAATACTCGCCAAGTCGACATGGTTACTCACCGTCATCAACCAGCCAATACACTCCATAGACAAGTGCCAAGGATGAGGATGATAATACAACTCTCTGA